ATGACGGCGAGCGTCAGCCGCTCCACCCGGCCGCCGAAGTACGCGGCGCTCGCGCCGATCACCGCGGCGACGAGGATCGTCAGGACGGAGACGCTCACGGCGATCACCAGCGACCGCCGCAGCCCGTGCACCGCACTGGCGTAGATGTCGTTGCCACCCTGGTTGGTGCCGAACCAATGCACGCCGTCGGGCGGTCGGGTGAGGGCGGCGAAGTCGGCGTCGGTGTGGGTGTAGGACGTGAACAGGCCGCCGAACACACTGAACAGCACGAGCAGCGCGAAGATCACGACGCCTGCGACGGCGAGCCGGTTGCGCAGGAATCGACGCAGGTAGAGCCGGCCGCGGCCGAGCTCACGACGGGGCCGGGCCGTGTCGGTCCGCGGGTGGACGGCGTCGGTTGCTGTCGCCATGTCAGCTCACCCGCACTCTCGGATCGAGGAAGACCGTGGCGATGTCCGCGAGGATCGCGCCGATGGCGGTGAGCACCGCGGCGAACGCGGCCGTCGCGACCGTGCCGTGCACGTCGTTCTTGCCGATGGTCTGGATGAAGTAGCGGCCCATGCCGTTCCAGCCGAAGATCGTTTCGGTGATGACGGCGCCGGTGAAGACGGCGGGCACGCTGAACGCCACGGAGGCCGCCGTGGGTATCAGCGCGGCGCGCAGCGCGTGCCTGCGGACTGCCTGGCTCCGGGTCAGACCGGTGGCCTGGGCCGTGCGCACGAAGTCGGAGTTGATCGTGTCGAGCAGCAGGGACCGCTGTGTCAGGTGGTAACCCACGTACCCCATGAGCGTCAGCGTCAGGGTCGGCAGGATCAGGTGGAGGAGGCGGTCACCGATCGTCGGGAGCAGCCCCGCCACGTCGGGTGAGTTCTCCCCTGCGACGTAGAGGAAGTGGAACCCGGCGTGCTGGTTGAGCCAGATGGCGACGAAGACCACGGCGAGCGCCGCGACGGGTGTCGGGACGTTGAACAGCGCGATGGACATCGCCTGCGAGAGGCGGTCGGCCGGGCCGTACTGGCGCGTGGCGGTGTAGACGGCGAGGGCGACACCGATCACGACGGACAGAACGGTCGCGATGACGACCAACTCCGCGCTGACGAGGGCGCGGTGGCCCACTTCGTCGTTGACGGAGACGCCGGTGGGGGACCGGCCCCAGTCGAAGTGGAGGGTCACCGAGGTGAGCCAGTCCCACCACCGCTGCACCAACGGCACGCCGGGGTCGAGGTTGTACGGGGCGAGGGCGTTGGAGATCTGCGCCTCGCTGCGGGCGGGCCGCAGCTCTTTGTAGTTCGAACGCGGGTCGAGGAACCAACTGGCCAGGAAGTACGTCGCGTTGGTCGCGACGACGATCATCAGGAGCCAGCCACCCGCCTTGCGCATTACATGGCGCACGGCGCGGACCGTCCCTTCACCACACACGTAGGACGCGCCGGAAGGGCGCCGGGCAGACAAGTGGAGTACATGTGTGGTGGTGCTTTCTCGGGACGTACGGGTGGGGAACGGTGCCGTGAAGGGGCGAATGTCAGCTTGATCCGCACTGACCGGGCACGCCAGCTTTTGACCGCTTCCGCCATGAGGCCGCAATACAGACGTGGGGCGCGCAATGTTCCCGTAGGGGTCGCAATGTTCCCGTAGCAAAACGATCTTGTCCGTCGCGTGCGAGCCGGTGTCTTCTCGGTTCACGCCGCGACCCGGCTCGGCCCGACGCCGCGTCAAGGGGAGGCAAAATATAGCCGAGTTGGTCCAGTCCATTGCCCCGGTCCTTTGTGGACGCGGGAGCGTCGCGGAGGGGCTCGGCGCCGCGCATTGGTACGCCCGTGCACCCTTCCGCCCGCGTTGACATGCTCACGAGCGGTGGTTCCCTGAGAGGTCTGTACCGCAGGACGCGCGTCCGACCCGCCTCAGAGCCTGTGTCATAACCCCGGCCGGGTGGGCGTCCTCTGGCACGCACGCTCGCCGCGTTGCCGAAACGTCCTGGTAGCTCCTCCCCCAGGCCTGAAGGGCCCGGGGGGACCCCCACCGAGGGCGCTCCGGCGCCTTGCGATCGCACGCACCAGACGACGCCCACTGATCCGGCCGGGGTTATGACACAGGCTCTCACCTCACCAAGGAGAGCCGTGTCCCTACTCAGACCCGCCGCCGGACCCCACGAGGGCCCGGCCCGCCCCCGACGCCTCATCGCCGTCCTCGCCGTCTTCGCGCTGGCGCTGGCCGGACTCACCGCACTCGCGGCCCCCGCCGTCGCGGCCGCCAAGCTCACCGCCACCTTCGTCAGCGAGGGCAGCGGCACGTCCTGGACCGGCAAGTTCGTCGTGAAGAACAGCGGCGACACCGCGGTCAGCACCTGGTCCCTGGAATTCGACCTGCCCGACGGCGTCACCATCAGCGACCACACGCACGGCACCGCCGAGATCAAGGGCAAGCACGTCGTCGTGACGCCCGCCTACTACAACGCCCGCGTCCCCGCGGGCCGCGACACCGAGCCGTACAGCTACACCTTCCGTGGCAGCGGCCAGCTCAAGCCGCCCACCGGCTGCCTCATCAACGGCGACAAATGCGACGGCACCGCGGCCGTGCCCCCGAAGGCACCCACCGGGCTCAGCGTCGCCGACGCCACCGCCCGTACCGTCAGCCTGAAGTGGACGGCGGCCACGCAGGGCGACTTCCCCGTCGCCTCGTAC
The window above is part of the Streptomyces venezuelae genome. Proteins encoded here:
- a CDS encoding ABC transporter permease gives rise to the protein MRKAGGWLLMIVVATNATYFLASWFLDPRSNYKELRPARSEAQISNALAPYNLDPGVPLVQRWWDWLTSVTLHFDWGRSPTGVSVNDEVGHRALVSAELVVIATVLSVVIGVALAVYTATRQYGPADRLSQAMSIALFNVPTPVAALAVVFVAIWLNQHAGFHFLYVAGENSPDVAGLLPTIGDRLLHLILPTLTLTLMGYVGYHLTQRSLLLDTINSDFVRTAQATGLTRSQAVRRHALRAALIPTAASVAFSVPAVFTGAVITETIFGWNGMGRYFIQTIGKNDVHGTVATAAFAAVLTAIGAILADIATVFLDPRVRVS